The genomic DNA CCAGCCTCCACTTGCGCCGTGCACCCATCCGTCCAAACCCTCGTGTAAGGTTTGCTGTACGCCCATGTAATCCAGGGAGGGGGTGCGGGGTAGTGCTGAATCAGGCCGGATCCAGAAAGCCGGGGCAAGCGGCCGCAGGGCCTTGCATGGCACCTCGCGTCCACGGCCGAAAAGGCCGTTGCATCGCCAAAGCGGTTATCCGGCCGATGAAGCACTGCCCCGCACCCCCTCCCTACCTTTCGATTTCACAGCATAAGCCTACGGCCGGGGTATTTGTGGATGGAGGCGCCCATGGACAGGGCTCGAACGGCAAATCCGCCACCATGCACTGGGAGCTATTTGCCGCACGGAACAATACCCCAGCCGTAGGCTCACGGATTCAGGTGGATTGTAAGGAAAAATTTGGTATGTTTCACGTGAAACCATGATACGAGAATCTCCTGGCGTTTCAAAGATTGTTGCCATTGCCAACCAGAAAGGTGGCGTGGGCAAGACCACGACCGCGATCAATCTCGCTGCCGGGCTGACCATGTTTCGGCACTCCGTGCTCCTCGTGGACTGCGATCCCCAGGGAAACGCGACGACCGGCCTCGGGATCCCGCCCTCGAAGATCGGCATGCATCTCTATCATGCCCTCATCGGCGAGGCGGCCCCGGAAGATGTCCTCATGAAGACAGGTCTTCCCAACCTCGATCTCATCCCCTCTACACCAGATCTCGTGGGCGTGGAGCAGGACCTGGCCGGAGTCGAGGGGAGGGAGCGGGTCCTGGCCAGGATCCTTGCGGCCTTTCCCTCCTATGACTTCGTGGTCCTGGATTGTCCGCCTTCCCTTGGGCTCATGACCGTGAATGCCCTCGCTGCCTCCCACTCCGTCAT from Deltaproteobacteria bacterium includes the following:
- a CDS encoding AAA family ATPase, encoding MIRESPGVSKIVAIANQKGGVGKTTTAINLAAGLTMFRHSVLLVDCDPQGNATTGLGIPPSKIGMHLYHALIGEAAPEDVLMKTGLPNLDLIPSTPDLVGVEQDLAGVEGRERVLARILAAFPSYDFVVLDCPPSLGLMTVNALAASHSVIIPLQCEYYALEGLSQLVQTIRIAKRAFNPRLHIEGILLTMYDYRVRLGYQVAQDVRAHFRELVYRTTIPRNVRLSESPSHGQHIFAYDPRSKGAECYLSLAKEFLLRQRRPS